The proteins below are encoded in one region of Apium graveolens cultivar Ventura chromosome 4, ASM990537v1, whole genome shotgun sequence:
- the LOC141719965 gene encoding cyclin-D2-1-like — protein MAASDPFSLENLLCTETDSLHFDDLEAIDDLNHLIDSNNLVDNGSEPLIGLIPMQSDQVVCSLFDKEKDFLPASDYLERLANEELEFVILEEAVDWMYKAHGHFYFGAPTIYLAINYLNRYLSVYEHLVEKFWSVQLVAVAYLLLAAKLEDVGVPSTVDLQVADPSFIFEYQSLKSMELNVLASLKWRMHACTPFSYIDFFIRKLKSEDMIPSESLMYGSLIYKSCQFIVNTMKGVDFLEFRPSEISAAVAICVTRETQESEIDKAISGVMHFEKDRLLKCVQMIEDLTEIAASTDLPDGTVSVAARAGSGSPVGVLDAAFLSYRIYGRTVVSDPSSSNAANQDPKRRRLD, from the exons ATGGCAGCCTCAGACCCTTTTAGTCTTGAAAACCTGCTTTGTACTGAAACTGATAGTCTGCATTTTGATGACCTTGAGGCCATTGATGATCTTAACCATCTTATAGATTCTAATAATCTGGTGGACAATGGATCAGAGCCGTTAATTGGTCTTATTCCAATGCAGAGTGATCAAGTTGTGTGTTCTTTGTTTGACAAAGAAAAAGATTTTCTCCCAGCTAGTGATTATTTAGAAAGATTGGCTAATGAGGAACTTGAATTTGTGATATTAGAAGAAGCTGTTGATTGGATGTATAAG GCTCATGGGCATTTTTATTTTGGAGCGCCGACTATTTACTTAGCGATTAATTACTTGAATCGCTATCTTTCTGTTTATGAACATCTA GTTGAAAAATTTTGGAGTGTTCAATTGGTAGCTGTGGCCTACTTATTGTTAGCAGCAAAATTGGAAGATGTTGGAGTGCCATCTACTGTTGATTTGCAG GTGGCAGATCCTAGCTTTATTTTTGAATATCAGTCATTAAAATCGATGGAGCTTAATGTGTTGGCCAGCTTGAAATGGAGGATGCATGCTTGTACTCCGTTTTCGTATATAGATTTCTTCATTAGAAAGCTCAAAAGTGAAGATATGATTCCATCAGAGTCTCTGATGTATGGATCATTGATCTATAAATCATGCCAGTTCATTGTGAACACAATGAAAG GTGTTGATTTCCTAGAATTTAGGCCCTCGGAAATCTCAGCTGCTGTTGCAATCTGTGTTACGAGAGAAACACAGGAATCAGAGATTGACAAGGCAATATCTGGTGTCATGCATTTTGAGAAG GATAGGCTGCTGAAGTGTGTTCAAATGATTGAAGATTTGACAGAGATAGCAGCGAGTACTGATCTACCTGATGGTACTGTATCAGTAGCAGCTCGAGCAGGGTCCGGGAGTCCTGTTGGGGTGTTGGATGCAGCATTCTTGAGCTATAGAATCTACGGGAGAACAGTTGTTTCAGATCCTAGTTCATCAAACGCTGCTAATCAAGATCCGAAAAGGAGAAGGCTTGATTGA